The window TACCCGTTTTTTGATAAGCTTATCCGTAATAAATATATTATAGCCGTTGTTTACGGTATTATAGTTTGGCTGGTAATGAACCTAATCGTAGTGCCCTTAAGTAAAATTGGTTACCATCACATTAAAGTGCATGTAGCTTTAACCGGGTTGGTTATCCTTATCGTTTGCATTGGCATACCCGTTGCGCTTATTGCCGATAATAAATACTGGAAGGCTAAATTTTCTCCAAAAAAATAATGAGTATTGTTTTTCCGTCAGCCGTTTTTCCGCAATTAAAAACCGACAGATTGGTTTTAAGGGAGCTTGTCCCAGCAGATAGTGAGCAGCTTTTAGCTATCCGCAGTAATGAAGCTATAAGCCGTTTTATAGGCCGTAGTAACCAGCAAACTATGGAGGCCATTAATCAATTCATCCGGGCGCGTAACGAGGATAGGCTTAACGGGAAAGGCGTGTACTGGGCTATCCAATTAAAAAATACTCCTGGTGTTATAGGCACTATTTGCTGCTGGAATTTTGATTACGACGCGGCAACCGCAGAAATTGGCTATGAACTGCTGCCAACATACCAGGGTAGCGGGTTGATGGGCGAGGCCATCAAAAAAGTTATAGCCTTTGGGTTTAAGGATATGCAGCTTAAAACTATAACGGCCTGGCCAATGCCGCAAAATGAGCCATCGGTAAAACTATTGGAACGCAACGGATTTACTTATTCGGAAACGGTTGATGGGCAGCTGGTTTATAAATTGAACAATACCGGGGTGCTTAATAACAGCCAATAAAAAAGGGCCTGGCGTTTTATTGCCAAACCCTTTGGATTTAAAATTGATCATTAATCCCGGTAACTATACAGGGATGTCTTTCTTAAAGTGCAGTGCTGCTGAATTATTGCGGCATCAGCACGCCATTTAAGCCATGAATAACGCCGTTTGACGCCATGGTATCAAACGAGATAACTAAGGCTGCGTTCCCTTTGGCATCTACAATTTGCAAATTGCTTTTATCATTTACCGATAGCGTAAGATTATCACCGTCTATAGTTTTTAATACTGCTTTTCCTTTACCCGCGCTTAAAGCTTTAATAATATCGGCTTTGGTATATTTACCGGCAACTACATGGTATTTGAGCACTTTGGCCAGTTTGCCATGATCTTTGGTCAAATCGTCCATAGTGGGCTTTGGCACTTTGCTGAATGCAACATCATTTGGCGCAAATACAGTGAATGGGCCGGGGCCTTTTAATGTAGTTTCCAGGTCGGCAGTTTTAACGGCCAGTGCTAATGGAGCAAAATCTGTGGTGCTGCTTAAAACGCCTACTACATCGCCCGATGCGGCTGCAGGAGCGGCGGGTGTAGTTGCAGGGGCTGTTTTAGTGGTATCTGTTTGCTGGGTTTGCGCCATAGCGTTGTTTGATAAAAATCCGATGCCTAAGGCGGCCACAGCAATTAAAACTGACTTTTTCATGTTCATCTTTCTTTTTGATTTTGTTCGTAAATTAAATGTAAATGAGTAGCAGTTTACCTAATAGTATTTTCTTTTAAGTTATATAATTAATAAATATGCACAGGTATTATAACTAATAATTACACAAAAGGTTTTAAATAGACCGGAATTGGACGAATTGAGGCGAATTTCACGAATTAAGAAAGAGGGCGAATTTCTTGAATTTGAGCAGGTTGAACAGGTGCGAATGTTACGAGCATTTTTTGAAAGAAATTCAAGTGGAGGGTACAATTGATTGTTGAATGAGAGGGCTGCCGGGCGAAAATGCTGCCTGAAAGCGCATTGGTTCAAATGCGGATATAGCGGTCATTAATCGGTATTTCTATTTCGGCAATAAAAATGTAGTTTTAAAAACTTTGCCGTTCGGTCTTCCGGGGCTTATATACATATCATGAAAATCTGGAAATTACTTTTATTGCAATACCTTTTTTCGGTGTTATTATCCATCGTACTTAATTTTGTATTTATGCTGTTCACGGTTAAGGGCCAGTGGGATAGTCACCTGGTGCCATCAACCCTGGTTGGCGCTTTAGTGCTTGATTTCCCCCTAACTTTGCTTTGGATCCCCGGCCTTTTTATGTCTATAAACTTTAAAAACCAAAAAAATAAGGCATTTATAGTGTGTTTCATGACACCCATAGCAATTCTGGGTTATGTGTTGGTTGGCACAAAACTGCAATACAGCGATAAGGAATTTTACGCCACCCACATAATCTCGCAGATAATTGTACTTTGCTTTATGTTTTTCAGGAGGTTAACGCCTGATAATATTGTTGAGGAAGATTGAAGGGCTGCTAATGTCATTTTGTGACATTCATATTAAAGCTTTAAACAAGCTATTACATTATTTTGCACCTGCATACAAACATGGCCTGCGGGCTATGCTCAAAAATATTCAACTATGAAAGTACTCGCCAGGCAGCTTTTTAAAACGGTTATATTTTCTGTCATTTTATCAATTGCAGTGAACAGTATTTATTACGCCCTTACCCAAAAAGGGGCCGACTACTCCATCGCTTTGCCTAAAATTTGCGAAGGGATAGTGTTACTTAACATTATTGTTTTTATAATGTCGCTGCCATCATTATTCCTGGTAAATCCTGCCTATTGGAATAACCTGCCGGTAAGGTTGCCGCTGTATTTTGGCGGGGCCATAGCTTTTATAGTAACCATATTTACCATGCAGCTGCCCCCGCAGTATAAGGTGATTTACCTTATAACAGGGTTCGTCTTTTTAACAGTGCATAGCGTTTTTTACTACCTGAAGGTAAAAAAAGGATAACAACCCCCGATATAAAAGCAGGTTATGGGTTTTTGAAAGATTTCAGGTAAACTTGCAACATCAAATGAAAGCATTTTACGGAGATTTAAAATTAGGTATTTTAGGAGGCGGCCAGTTAGGGCGCATGCTGATACAACAGGCTATAAATTATAATGTTACGGTTAAAATCCTCGATCCTGACCGGGAAGCTCCCTGCCGCAAACTTTGCGATGAGTTTACCGTGGGTTCGCTGGGCGATTACGAAACTGTATATAACTTTGGAAAAACCGTTGATTTACTTACCATCGAAATAGAGAAGGTAAATGTAGACGCGCTGGAGCAGCTGGAGAAAGAAGGTGTGCTGGTTTACCCACAATCGCGCATCATCAGGCTGATACAGGACAAAGGTTTGCAAAAGCAATTCTTCAAAGAAAACGATATCCCTACCGCCGATTTCCAGATTATATCGTCGCCCCGGGAATTACTGCAAAGCACTATTCCTTTTCCTTATATCCAAAAACTCCGCAGGGATGGTTATGATGGTAAAGGCGTTTACAAGGTAGTTGATGAAAGTTACCTGGATAAAGCTTTTAAAGAACCCAGCCTGATAGAGCAATGGGTTGATTTTGAAAAAGAAATAGGCGTAATAGTAGCCCGCAACGAAAATGGAGAAGTAAGCACCTTCCCGCTGGTGGAGATGGAATTTAACCCCGAAGCCAACCTGGTTGAGTTTTTAATTTCGCCCTCAACCCTACCATTTGAAGTACAGCAACAAGCAGAACAGATAGCCAAAAAAATAGCCGAAAGCCTGAAAATAGTTGGCCTGCTGGCCGTTGAGATGTTTTTAGATAAAAACGGCAAAATATTAGTCAATGAACTGGCCCCGCGTCCGCATAACAGCGGGCACCAAACCATTGAGGGCAACGTGGTATCGCAGTTTGAACAACATTTAAGGGCCATATTTAACCAGCCATTAGGCGACACCACCTGCCTGAACAACGCCATTATGGTAAACGTATTAGGCGAAGCCGGCTACGAAGGCCCCGCCGTTTACAAAGGGATAGAAAAGGTGCTAAAAGTGCCCGGTGTTTACATTCACCTTTACGGCAAAGCGCTGACAAAACCTTTTAGGAAAATGGGGCATGTGACGATAGTAGACGCGGATAGAGAGAAAGCGATAGAAAAAGCGAGATTTGTGCAGAAAACGTTGAAGGTTATAAGTTAGACAAAATATGTCATTGCGAGGAACGAAGCAATCTCCTCGTAAGCATGACCGCTGTGTATGCGAAGTGATTGCCAAGCTGCGCTCGCAATGACATAAGCAAGAAAAATGACTTACGAAGTTTTTAAAACTTCGTAAGTCGGTAAAAAACAATGTCCAAAATAAAATATTGTCATCCTGAGGGACGAAGGATCTATTCACGAATTTTTCTATCGGTCATGTATAGCAGGTAGATCCTTCGTTCCTCAGGGTGACAGAAAATTAATACCTCATTACGGGTTCCCGATCAATTTTCTAACTGTGCAAATTCGCTTTGCACCCGACGAGATTGCCGCGCTACGCTCGCAATGACATAAAATTGTAACAACAACATGAGCCAACCAAAAGTAGCTATCATTATGGGCAGCAAATCTGATTTGCATATTATGCAGGATGCTGCCGATGTTTTAAAAGAATTAGGTGTTGAATACGAAATTACGGTAGTATCGGCACACCGCACACCGGATAGGATGTTTAGCTATGCACGTGCCGCTGCCGACAGGGGCATTAAGGTAATCATCGCAGGTGCCGGTGGTGCCGCGCATTTGCCTGGTATGGTGGCATCATTAACCCATTTGCCGGTTATTGGGGTGCCTGTAAAATCAAGCAACTCTATTGATGGCTGGGATTCGATACTTTCGATACT is drawn from Mucilaginibacter ginsenosidivorax and contains these coding sequences:
- a CDS encoding GNAT family N-acetyltransferase, translating into MSIVFPSAVFPQLKTDRLVLRELVPADSEQLLAIRSNEAISRFIGRSNQQTMEAINQFIRARNEDRLNGKGVYWAIQLKNTPGVIGTICCWNFDYDAATAEIGYELLPTYQGSGLMGEAIKKVIAFGFKDMQLKTITAWPMPQNEPSVKLLERNGFTYSETVDGQLVYKLNNTGVLNNSQ
- a CDS encoding 5-(carboxyamino)imidazole ribonucleotide synthase, producing the protein MKAFYGDLKLGILGGGQLGRMLIQQAINYNVTVKILDPDREAPCRKLCDEFTVGSLGDYETVYNFGKTVDLLTIEIEKVNVDALEQLEKEGVLVYPQSRIIRLIQDKGLQKQFFKENDIPTADFQIISSPRELLQSTIPFPYIQKLRRDGYDGKGVYKVVDESYLDKAFKEPSLIEQWVDFEKEIGVIVARNENGEVSTFPLVEMEFNPEANLVEFLISPSTLPFEVQQQAEQIAKKIAESLKIVGLLAVEMFLDKNGKILVNELAPRPHNSGHQTIEGNVVSQFEQHLRAIFNQPLGDTTCLNNAIMVNVLGEAGYEGPAVYKGIEKVLKVPGVYIHLYGKALTKPFRKMGHVTIVDADREKAIEKARFVQKTLKVIS
- a CDS encoding fasciclin domain-containing protein; translation: MKKSVLIAVAALGIGFLSNNAMAQTQQTDTTKTAPATTPAAPAAASGDVVGVLSSTTDFAPLALAVKTADLETTLKGPGPFTVFAPNDVAFSKVPKPTMDDLTKDHGKLAKVLKYHVVAGKYTKADIIKALSAGKGKAVLKTIDGDNLTLSVNDKSNLQIVDAKGNAALVISFDTMASNGVIHGLNGVLMPQ
- the purE gene encoding 5-(carboxyamino)imidazole ribonucleotide mutase, whose translation is MSQPKVAIIMGSKSDLHIMQDAADVLKELGVEYEITVVSAHRTPDRMFSYARAAADRGIKVIIAGAGGAAHLPGMVASLTHLPVIGVPVKSSNSIDGWDSILSILQMPNGIPVATVALNAAKNAGILAAQILSTADEYLVKNLIDFKEDLKKKVEESAREMEG